From a single Piliocolobus tephrosceles isolate RC106 chromosome 21, ASM277652v3, whole genome shotgun sequence genomic region:
- the ALKBH6 gene encoding alpha-ketoglutarate-dependent dioxygenase alkB homolog 6 isoform X1, giving the protein MAGRGMGMLNLEIGGDAGGRIRCKELVLMEEQDARVPALEPFRVEQAPPVIYYVPDFISKEEEEYLLRQVFNAPKPKWTQLSGRKLQNWGGLPHPRGMVPERLPPWLQRYVDKVSDLSLFGGLPANHVLVNQYLPGEGIMPHEDGPLYYPTVSTISLGSHTVLDFYEPRRPEDDDPTEQPRPPPRPTTSLLLEPRSLLVLRGPAYTRLLHGIAAARVDALDAASPPPNAAACPSARPGACLVRGTRVSLTIRRVPRVLRAGLLLGK; this is encoded by the exons ATGGCTGGGAGGGGGATGGGGATGTTGAATTTGGAAATTGGAGGGGACGCTGGTGGACG GATTAGGTGCAAGGAGTTGGTGTTGATGGAGGAGCAGGACGCCAGAGTCCCAGCCCTGGAACCATTCAGAGTGGAGCAG GCACCACCTGTAATCTACTATGTCCCAGACTTCATCTCCAAAGAAGAGGAGGAGTATTTGCTTCGACAG GTTTTTAATGCCCCAAAGCCAAAGTGGACCCAGCTCTCTGGGAGAAAGTTACAGAACTGGG GTGGGCTTCCCCATCCCCGGGGGATGGTTCCTGAGCGGCTGCCCCCATGGCTCCAGCGCTACGTGGACAAAGTGTCTGACCTCAGCCTCTTTGGAGGCCTCCCAGCTAACCATGTCCTTGTGAACCAGTATCTGCCTGGGGAGGGCATCATG CCCCACGAGGATGGACCACTGTACTACCCGACTGTCAGCACCATCAGCCTGGGCTCCCACACCGTGCTGGACTTCTACGAGCCACGGCGGCCGGAGGATGATGACCCTACAGAACAG cctcggcctccgcCCCGGCCCACCACCTCGCTACTGCTGGAACCGCGCAGCCTGCTGGTGCTCCGCGGCCCCGCCTACACGCGCCTCCTCCACGGCATCGCCGCCGCCCGCGTAGACGCGCTGGACGCCGCCTCCCCGCCGCCCAATGCGGCCGCCTGCCCTTCGGCGCGGCCTGGAGCCTGCCTGGTGCGCGGCACCCGGGTCTCGCTGACCATCCGCCGCGTGCCCCGCGTGCTGCGCGCCGGCCTTCTGCTGGGCAAGTGA
- the ALKBH6 gene encoding alpha-ketoglutarate-dependent dioxygenase alkB homolog 6 isoform X2: protein MAGRGMGMLNLEIGGDAGGRIRCKELVLMEEQDARVPALEPFRVEQAPPVIYYVPDFISKEEEEYLLRQVFNAPKPKWTQLSGRKLQNWGGLPHPRGMVPERLPPWLQRYVDKVSDLSLFGGLPANHVLVNQYLPGEGIMHHQPGLPHRAGLLRATAAGG, encoded by the exons ATGGCTGGGAGGGGGATGGGGATGTTGAATTTGGAAATTGGAGGGGACGCTGGTGGACG GATTAGGTGCAAGGAGTTGGTGTTGATGGAGGAGCAGGACGCCAGAGTCCCAGCCCTGGAACCATTCAGAGTGGAGCAG GCACCACCTGTAATCTACTATGTCCCAGACTTCATCTCCAAAGAAGAGGAGGAGTATTTGCTTCGACAG GTTTTTAATGCCCCAAAGCCAAAGTGGACCCAGCTCTCTGGGAGAAAGTTACAGAACTGGG GTGGGCTTCCCCATCCCCGGGGGATGGTTCCTGAGCGGCTGCCCCCATGGCTCCAGCGCTACGTGGACAAAGTGTCTGACCTCAGCCTCTTTGGAGGCCTCCCAGCTAACCATGTCCTTGTGAACCAGTATCTGCCTGGGGAGGGCATCATG CACCATCAGCCTGGGCTCCCACACCGTGCTGGACTTCTACGAGCCACGGCGGCCGGAGGATGA
- the SYNE4 gene encoding nesprin-4 isoform X1, producing the protein MALSLPLGPRFGSEPLNHPPGAPREPDIVGCTVCTSPEQAQTLRQDSLDPPEHFQGGPRGNEPAAQPPRWSTPSSCEDPAGGKHCEHPISGLEVLEAEQDSLHLCLLGLGRQLQDLEQGPGRWALAQSGMVQLQALQADLQGAAERVEALLAFGEGLAQRSEPRAWAALEQILRALGAYRDSIFRRLWQLQAQLVSYSLVFEEASTLDQDLEFEGDLDWPAPGGVWGPWAPSSLPTSAELEWDPAGDIGGLGPLGQKTARTLGVPCELCGHRGPQGRGQGLQDMLESGLSYRKHLAGHQRRSLLRKPQGRKRASDPTDSCQSPRADSHSPAEVMGCTLNKPECSDWPGLGHTNHGSWAGQEEASISPSPGREAGGESRGPRSCIQAAPDLPAYPLPLLPPPGGCHVSPARVRRSLLL; encoded by the exons ATGGCCCTGTCCCTGCCTCTGGGCCCTAGATTTGGCTCAGAGCCCCTCAACCACCCACCGGGAGCACCTAGGGAGCCGGACATTGTTGGATGCACCGTCTGCACGAG CCCAGAGCAGGCCCAGACCCTGAGGCAGGACTCCTTGGACCCTCCTGAGCACTTCCAGGGTGGGCCAAGGGGCAATGAGCCTGCTGCTCAGCCCCCAAGATGGTCAACACCTTCTTCCTGCGAGGACCCAGCTGGGGGCAAACACTGTGAG CACCCCATCTCTGGCCTGGAGGTACTAGAGGCTGAGCAGGACAGCCTGCACCTGTGCCTGCTGGGGCTGGGCCGCCAGCTGCAGGACCTGGAGCAAGGCCCGGGGCGCTGGGCATTGGCCCAGAGTGGGATGGTGCAGCTGCAG GCCCTCCAGGCGGACCTACAAGGGGCAGCTGAGCGCGTGGAGGCGCTGCTAGCGTTTGGTGAGGGACTGGCACAGCGGAGTGAGCCCAGGGCCTGGGCAGCCCTGGAGCAGATCCTGCGGGCCCTGGGAGCTTACCGAGACTCCATCTTCCGGCGGCTCTGGCAGCTGCAGGCCCAGCTGGTCAGCTACAGCCTG GTGTTCGAGGAGGCCAGCACGCTGGACCAGGACTTGGAATTCGAGGGAGACTTGGACTGGCCAGCACCTGGTGGGGTCTGGGGGCCCTGGGCACCCAGTAGCCTCCCCACTTCTGCAGAGTTGGAGTGGGATCCGGCGGGGGACATTGGGGGTCTTGGGCCCTTGGGACAAAAGACAGCCCGGACACTAGGAGTGCCCTGTGAGCTGTGTGGCCACAGGGGCCCCCAGGGCAGGGGACAAGGCCTCCAG GACATGCTGGAGTCTGGCCTCAGCTACCGGAAACACTTGGCAGGTCACCAAAGACGCTCCCTGCTCCGGAAGCCTCAG GGGAGGAAGCGTGCCTCTGACCCTACTGACAGCTGCCAAAGTCCCAGGGCTGACTCCCACTCACCGGCTGAGGTCATGGGCTGCACCTTGAATAAACCAGAGTGCTCGGATTGGCCAGGTCTGGGTCACACCAATCATGGAAGCTGGGCAG GACAAGAAGAGGCAAGCATCTCCCCATCTCCAGGACGTGAGGCTGGAGGGGAATCCCGG GGCCCCCGATCCTGCATCCAGGCGGCCCCTGACCTTCCTGCttatcctcttcctcttcttcctcctcctggtGGGTGCCATGTTTCTCCTGCCCGTGTCAGGAGGTCCCTGCTGCTCTAA
- the SYNE4 gene encoding nesprin-4 isoform X2, translating to MALSLPLGPRFGSEPLNHPPGAPREPDIVGCTVCTSPEQAQTLRQDSLDPPEHFQGGPRGNEPAAQPPRWSTPSSCEDPAGGKHCEHPISGLEVLEAEQDSLHLCLLGLGRQLQDLEQGPGRWALAQSGMVQLQALQADLQGAAERVEALLAFGEGLAQRSEPRAWAALEQILRALGAYRDSIFRRLWQLQAQLVSYSLVFEEASTLDQDLEFEGDLDWPAPGGVWGPWAPSSLPTSAELEWDPAGDIGGLGPLGQKTARTLGVPCELCGHRGPQGRGQGLQEPHTSHSRQDMLESGLSYRKHLAGHQRRSLLRKPQDKKRQASPHLQDVRLEGNPGAPDPASRRPLTFLLILFLFFLLLVGAMFLLPVSGGPCCSNARIPRTPYLVLSYVNGLPPV from the exons ATGGCCCTGTCCCTGCCTCTGGGCCCTAGATTTGGCTCAGAGCCCCTCAACCACCCACCGGGAGCACCTAGGGAGCCGGACATTGTTGGATGCACCGTCTGCACGAG CCCAGAGCAGGCCCAGACCCTGAGGCAGGACTCCTTGGACCCTCCTGAGCACTTCCAGGGTGGGCCAAGGGGCAATGAGCCTGCTGCTCAGCCCCCAAGATGGTCAACACCTTCTTCCTGCGAGGACCCAGCTGGGGGCAAACACTGTGAG CACCCCATCTCTGGCCTGGAGGTACTAGAGGCTGAGCAGGACAGCCTGCACCTGTGCCTGCTGGGGCTGGGCCGCCAGCTGCAGGACCTGGAGCAAGGCCCGGGGCGCTGGGCATTGGCCCAGAGTGGGATGGTGCAGCTGCAG GCCCTCCAGGCGGACCTACAAGGGGCAGCTGAGCGCGTGGAGGCGCTGCTAGCGTTTGGTGAGGGACTGGCACAGCGGAGTGAGCCCAGGGCCTGGGCAGCCCTGGAGCAGATCCTGCGGGCCCTGGGAGCTTACCGAGACTCCATCTTCCGGCGGCTCTGGCAGCTGCAGGCCCAGCTGGTCAGCTACAGCCTG GTGTTCGAGGAGGCCAGCACGCTGGACCAGGACTTGGAATTCGAGGGAGACTTGGACTGGCCAGCACCTGGTGGGGTCTGGGGGCCCTGGGCACCCAGTAGCCTCCCCACTTCTGCAGAGTTGGAGTGGGATCCGGCGGGGGACATTGGGGGTCTTGGGCCCTTGGGACAAAAGACAGCCCGGACACTAGGAGTGCCCTGTGAGCTGTGTGGCCACAGGGGCCCCCAGGGCAGGGGACAAGGCCTCCAG GAACCACACACCTCTCACTCCCGACAGGACATGCTGGAGTCTGGCCTCAGCTACCGGAAACACTTGGCAGGTCACCAAAGACGCTCCCTGCTCCGGAAGCCTCAG GACAAGAAGAGGCAAGCATCTCCCCATCTCCAGGACGTGAGGCTGGAGGGGAATCCCGG GGCCCCCGATCCTGCATCCAGGCGGCCCCTGACCTTCCTGCttatcctcttcctcttcttcctcctcctggtGGGTGCCATGTTTCTCCTGCCCGTGTCAGGAGGTCCCTGCTGCTCTAACGCCCGAATACCCAGGACACCCTACCTGGTGCTCAGCTATGTCAATGGTCTTCCCCCAGTCTGA
- the SDHAF1 gene encoding succinate dehydrogenase assembly factor 1, mitochondrial produces the protein MSRHSRLQRQVLSLYRDLLRAGRGKPGAEARVRAEFRQHAGLPRSDVLRIEYLYRRGRRQLQLLRSGHATAMGAFVRPRAQTEEPGGVDSQPDDGDGPRNPHDSTGAPETRPDGR, from the coding sequence ATGAGCCGGCACAGCCGGCTGCAGAGGCAGGTTCTGAGCCTGTACCGCGATCTGCTGCGTGCCGGGCGCGGGAAGCCGGGCGCCGAGGCGCGAGTGCGGGCCGAGTTCCGGCAGCACGCGGGCCTGCCGCGCTCCGACGTGCTGCGCATCGAGTACCTGTACCGCCGCGGGCGGCGCCAGCTGCAGCTGCTACGCTCGGGCCACGCCACCGCCATGGGCGCCTTCGTACGCCCGCGGGCCCAGACCGAGGAGCCTGGCGGCGTGGATTCCCAGCCTGACGACGGCGACGGTCCAAGGAACCCCCACGACAGCACGGGGGCACCGGAGACCCGGCCCGACGGACGGTGA